The Thioalkalivibrio thiocyanodenitrificans ARhD 1 genome window below encodes:
- a CDS encoding secondary thiamine-phosphate synthase enzyme YjbQ, with translation MSMLQTTHRLEVETRGRGLYMFTDPVCRWVARSGIRTGLLTLLIQHTSASLVIQENADPDVRGDLQRFFARLVPEGDEIYHHTLEGPDDMPAHVRSTLTQTQLSIPVMDGRPALGTWQGLYVFEHRHAPQRRRVAMHLIGEA, from the coding sequence ATGTCCATGCTGCAGACCACGCACAGGCTTGAGGTCGAGACCCGGGGCCGGGGGCTCTACATGTTCACCGACCCGGTGTGCAGATGGGTGGCCCGGTCCGGCATCCGCACCGGACTCCTGACCCTCCTGATCCAGCACACCTCGGCCAGCCTGGTGATTCAGGAAAATGCCGATCCGGACGTTCGCGGTGACCTGCAGCGTTTCTTTGCGCGCCTGGTACCAGAGGGTGACGAGATCTACCACCACACCCTGGAAGGCCCCGATGACATGCCTGCCCATGTGCGCAGTACGCTCACCCAGACGCAGCTGTCCATCCCGGTGATGGACGGTCGCCCCGCGCTGGGGACCTGGCAGGGACTGTACGTGTTCGAGCACCGCCACGCCCCGCAGCGGCGACGGGTGGCAATGCACCTGATCGGCGAGGCGTGA
- a CDS encoding Crp/Fnr family transcriptional regulator yields the protein MDPTPYPPPLEALRPRCEVRDYGKGCAVFRQGDPASAVFYLLDGEVHLLRNSPDGGTVILHRALPRGFFAEASLNTERYHCTALCVRPSRVLVLPRNVLRRQLEHDSAFALDWVSGLCTELRRQRSTVERLQLRGAEARIRHYLLTEGDAAGGLELRCTLSHWADLLGLTRETLYRTLARMEARGELDRSGKRLQLTKGSEPV from the coding sequence ATGGACCCTACACCATACCCGCCACCGCTTGAAGCACTGCGCCCCCGGTGCGAGGTGCGGGACTACGGCAAGGGCTGCGCGGTCTTCCGCCAGGGGGATCCTGCCAGCGCAGTCTTTTACCTGCTGGACGGCGAGGTGCATCTGCTGCGCAACAGCCCGGATGGGGGGACCGTGATATTGCATCGCGCCCTGCCCCGGGGGTTCTTCGCCGAGGCGAGCCTCAACACGGAAAGGTATCACTGCACCGCCCTGTGCGTGCGGCCTTCCCGGGTTCTGGTCCTGCCGCGGAATGTACTGCGCCGGCAGCTGGAACACGATTCAGCCTTCGCCCTGGACTGGGTGTCCGGCCTGTGTACAGAATTGCGCCGCCAACGCTCCACCGTGGAGCGATTGCAGTTGCGCGGCGCCGAGGCCCGCATCCGCCACTACCTGCTCACCGAAGGCGATGCCGCCGGTGGCCTGGAGCTGCGCTGTACGCTCAGCCACTGGGCCGACCTGCTGGGGCTCACCCGCGAGACGCTTTACCGGACCCTGGCACGCATGGAAGCACGCGGTGAACTCGATCGCTCCGGGAAGCGGCTGCAGCTGACCAAGGGATCCGAACCCGTATGA
- a CDS encoding cytochrome c, whose translation MKQFMISTLLTLGLVLPALAQADTREMVDMPPMMQEHMLANMRDHLAAIDEILAALNEEDFTRAARVAEFRLGMSSLESHGAAHMAQVMPAPMREMGTNMHREASRFARTAEEGDALRAFRALQGVTQTCVTCHAAYRIR comes from the coding sequence ATGAAGCAGTTCATGATCAGCACTCTGTTGACCCTGGGCCTTGTCCTTCCGGCTCTGGCTCAGGCCGACACCCGCGAGATGGTCGACATGCCACCCATGATGCAGGAGCACATGCTGGCAAACATGCGCGATCATCTGGCCGCCATCGACGAGATCCTGGCCGCCCTGAATGAAGAGGACTTCACCAGGGCAGCGCGGGTGGCCGAGTTTCGACTCGGCATGAGTTCACTGGAGAGCCACGGCGCCGCCCACATGGCCCAGGTGATGCCCGCCCCCATGCGCGAGATGGGCACAAACATGCATCGGGAAGCCAGCCGGTTTGCCCGCACCGCCGAGGAAGGCGATGCACTGCGCGCTTTCCGCGCGCTGCAGGGCGTGACGCAGACCTGCGTCACCTGTCACGCTGCGTATCGGATTCGTTGA
- a CDS encoding histidine phosphatase family protein yields MLIDLLRHGEPEGGRRYRGCGVDDPLAANGWAQMRAAVNGSETPWTRIITSPMRRCRDFAEVFARERGLPLAVDPDLREVGFGDWEGRRPEEIRSADQAAYLAFYRDPAGARPDGAESLEGFARRVRGALRALTEGHRGEHLLVIAHSGVIRAAVTHAMNVPPAALYRLRMPYAALTRLRLDERGLSVEFVNR; encoded by the coding sequence ATGTTGATTGATCTCTTGCGTCATGGCGAACCGGAAGGCGGGCGGCGGTACCGCGGTTGCGGTGTCGACGACCCCCTGGCCGCGAACGGCTGGGCGCAGATGCGTGCCGCAGTGAACGGCTCGGAAACGCCCTGGACCCGCATCATCACGTCCCCCATGCGCCGCTGCCGGGACTTCGCCGAGGTCTTTGCCCGGGAGCGGGGGTTGCCGTTGGCCGTGGATCCCGACCTGCGGGAGGTCGGGTTCGGCGACTGGGAGGGGCGGCGCCCGGAAGAGATCAGGTCGGCGGATCAGGCCGCGTATCTGGCCTTCTACCGGGACCCCGCGGGTGCGCGGCCGGACGGGGCCGAGTCCCTGGAGGGGTTTGCGCGTCGTGTTCGCGGTGCTTTGCGGGCGCTGACCGAGGGGCATCGGGGCGAGCATCTGCTGGTGATCGCACACTCCGGCGTGATCCGTGCCGCCGTTACGCATGCCATGAACGTCCCGCCCGCGGCACTCTACCGGCTGCGCATGCCCTATGCCGCGCTGACCCGCCTGCGGTTGGACGAACGCGGGCTGTCGGTGGAGTTTGTTAATCGGTAG
- the ampE gene encoding regulatory signaling modulator protein AmpE produces MSLITILIALFLERFAGTLDEFRQFRWFDAYADWMRERLEAIGITDGTAGFVLTLLPPVLLLALVALLVHGVALGLLDIVLGVVILLLCLGPRDLNDEIEAYVEAGAMHDEERQLRHARDLLGQEELPEEPRERTRAVLGAIFSEANGRLFAVLFWFVVLGPLGSLIYRLGSLLKAPTEERPEGFMAAAARLQALMDWIPARLVALGYGLVGSFDAAFSVLTRALPGSWQHMDEENRALLRDAGAEAMQLDHVRGDHLDDPAELNALAERADGLIMRTLVVFLAVLALMTLAGWTG; encoded by the coding sequence ATGTCACTGATCACCATCCTCATCGCCCTGTTCCTGGAGCGATTTGCCGGCACACTGGACGAGTTTCGCCAGTTCCGCTGGTTCGATGCCTACGCGGACTGGATGCGCGAGCGCCTTGAGGCGATCGGGATCACCGACGGTACCGCCGGGTTCGTGCTCACGCTGCTGCCTCCGGTCCTGCTGCTGGCCCTGGTGGCCCTGCTCGTGCATGGCGTCGCCCTGGGCCTGCTGGACATCGTCCTGGGCGTGGTGATCCTCCTCCTGTGTCTCGGACCCAGAGATCTCAACGACGAGATCGAGGCCTACGTGGAAGCGGGGGCCATGCATGACGAGGAACGCCAGTTGCGTCATGCGCGGGATCTGCTGGGGCAGGAGGAATTGCCGGAGGAGCCGCGCGAACGTACCCGGGCCGTGCTGGGGGCCATCTTCTCGGAGGCGAACGGGCGGCTGTTCGCCGTGCTGTTCTGGTTTGTGGTGCTGGGACCCCTGGGGTCGCTCATCTACCGCCTGGGCAGCCTGCTCAAGGCGCCCACCGAGGAGCGGCCGGAAGGTTTCATGGCGGCCGCGGCGCGCCTGCAGGCGCTCATGGACTGGATCCCGGCACGCCTGGTCGCCCTGGGTTACGGCCTGGTGGGCAGCTTCGATGCCGCCTTCTCCGTCCTGACCCGGGCCCTGCCCGGCAGTTGGCAGCACATGGACGAGGAGAACCGGGCACTGCTGCGCGATGCCGGAGCCGAGGCCATGCAACTGGACCACGTGCGCGGTGACCACCTGGACGACCCGGCCGAACTCAATGCCCTGGCGGAACGCGCCGACGGACTGATCATGCGCACACTGGTGGTGTTTCTGGCGGTGCTGGCGCTGATGACCCTGGCGGGATGGACAGGTTGA
- a CDS encoding FixH family protein, which produces MRYVREDTGPWYRQPWPWLLMIPPVTAVIVGMVLLRAATWEPDGLVVADYYQEGRAINEVLERERFAARLGLGGEIERNGETLVLRMEGTPLPPAPLTLRLLHPTRANKDEELTLTHDEALNAWRGRVARLPDARWHVHLEPEDRSWRLRGRMEPGALIVRVSAEG; this is translated from the coding sequence ATGCGCTATGTGAGAGAGGATACGGGTCCCTGGTACCGTCAGCCCTGGCCCTGGCTGCTGATGATTCCGCCGGTGACGGCGGTGATCGTGGGTATGGTGTTGTTGCGGGCGGCCACCTGGGAGCCTGATGGCCTGGTGGTGGCCGATTACTACCAGGAAGGGCGGGCCATCAACGAGGTGCTGGAGCGCGAGCGCTTCGCCGCGCGCCTGGGTCTCGGCGGCGAGATTGAGCGAAACGGAGAGACCCTCGTGCTGCGCATGGAAGGCACGCCCCTGCCGCCGGCACCGCTCACCCTGCGCCTGCTGCATCCGACCCGGGCCAACAAGGATGAAGAGCTGACCCTCACCCACGACGAGGCGCTGAATGCCTGGCGGGGACGGGTGGCCCGGCTGCCCGATGCCCGCTGGCACGTGCATCTGGAGCCCGAGGATCGCAGCTGGCGCCTGCGCGGACGCATGGAGCCTGGCGCGCTCATCGTGCGCGTGTCGGCGGAGGGCTAG
- the ccoG gene encoding cytochrome c oxidase accessory protein CcoG, with product MSEHTPSAGDNDQAFYEKRAKVYPREVHGIFAHLRLLGVVVLLGIFYGAPWLTWGGRQAIWFDLPGRKFHILAWTFWPQDFFLLALLLIIAALSLFFFTALAGRLWCGYACPQTVWTEVFLWIEQRLEGDRARQMKLDKGPWTPRKLAIKGTKHTIWVLFSLFTGITFVGYFTPIVELMPRFFTLQTGGWENFWILFYGFATWGNAGFMREQVCIYMCPYARFQSAMFDKDTLVISYDPARGEPRGSRKRGVDPREKGLGDCIDCTLCVQVCPTGIDIRDGLQYQCIGCAACVDVCDEVMDKMEYPRGLVRYTTENAMEGKPAHVLRPRVILYGLLLLVLFAALAVGIGIRNPVGIDVIRDRNVLYRELPDGRVENVYILKLLNKTDAVRDYRVEIRGLPGAELVIDRTMPVAVPAGGVVEIPARVRIDPALLDMPTAEVIFEARVEGLPDEGNERRGRFVGRMQ from the coding sequence ATGTCAGAACACACGCCATCCGCCGGAGACAACGACCAGGCGTTCTACGAGAAGCGGGCAAAGGTCTACCCGCGCGAGGTGCACGGGATCTTCGCCCACCTGCGCCTGCTGGGCGTGGTGGTGCTGCTCGGCATCTTCTATGGCGCACCCTGGCTGACCTGGGGCGGGCGCCAGGCCATCTGGTTCGACCTGCCCGGGCGCAAGTTCCATATCCTCGCCTGGACGTTCTGGCCCCAGGATTTCTTCCTGCTGGCGCTGCTCCTGATCATCGCGGCCCTGTCGCTGTTCTTCTTCACGGCGCTGGCCGGGCGCCTGTGGTGCGGTTATGCCTGTCCGCAGACCGTGTGGACCGAGGTGTTTCTCTGGATCGAGCAACGTCTCGAGGGGGACCGCGCCCGCCAGATGAAGCTGGACAAGGGCCCCTGGACGCCCCGCAAGCTGGCCATCAAGGGGACCAAGCACACCATCTGGGTGCTTTTCTCTCTGTTTACGGGCATCACGTTCGTGGGGTACTTCACGCCTATCGTCGAGCTGATGCCGCGTTTCTTCACCCTTCAAACGGGCGGTTGGGAGAATTTCTGGATACTGTTCTACGGGTTTGCGACCTGGGGCAACGCTGGTTTCATGCGCGAGCAGGTGTGCATCTACATGTGCCCCTACGCCCGCTTCCAGAGCGCCATGTTCGACAAGGACACGCTGGTCATCTCCTATGACCCGGCGCGCGGAGAGCCCCGCGGTTCCCGAAAGCGCGGGGTGGATCCGAGAGAGAAGGGCCTCGGCGACTGCATCGACTGCACTCTGTGCGTGCAGGTCTGCCCCACGGGCATCGACATCCGTGACGGCCTGCAGTACCAGTGCATCGGCTGCGCCGCCTGCGTGGACGTGTGCGATGAAGTGATGGACAAGATGGAGTACCCGAGAGGGCTCGTGCGCTACACCACAGAGAATGCCATGGAGGGCAAACCCGCCCATGTGCTGCGCCCGCGGGTGATCCTCTACGGCCTGTTGCTGCTGGTGCTGTTCGCGGCGCTGGCGGTCGGCATCGGTATCCGGAACCCGGTGGGCATTGACGTGATCCGGGATCGCAATGTGCTCTACCGCGAGCTGCCCGACGGGCGCGTGGAGAATGTCTACATCCTCAAGCTGCTCAACAAGACCGATGCGGTGCGCGACTACCGGGTGGAGATCCGCGGACTGCCCGGCGCGGAACTGGTGATCGACCGGACCATGCCCGTTGCGGTGCCGGCGGGCGGGGTGGTGGAGATTCCCGCCCGGGTGCGCATCGATCCGGCCCTGCTCGACATGCCGACGGCCGAAGTGATCTTCGAGGCCCGTGTGGAGGGGCTGCCGGACGAAGGCAATGAACGGCGGGGCCGGTTCGTCGGGCGGATGCAGTAA
- the ccoP gene encoding cytochrome-c oxidase, cbb3-type subunit III, producing MTEHDMSAFWHWWVVLLTVANIAAIFWLIRWTSKRRPGEAAQGEVTGHVWDENLSEYNNPLPRWWLWMFYLTIAFSIIYLALFPGLGRFAGFLGWTSEGRYDQEVARAESRFGPIFAAYADREVPALAQDHEALQTGQRLFLNYCSTCHGSDARGAPGFPNLTDAQWQWGGSADAIRQTIIDGRQAVMPALGDALGADGVQQVTHYVLSLAGRADADAALAEQGQPLFATMCAACHGTEGKGTPALGAPDLTNNIWVYGGSAGIISRTIREGRQGVMPGFGDFLGEDRAHVLAAYVYSLAEEGR from the coding sequence ATGACTGAGCATGACATGAGCGCCTTCTGGCACTGGTGGGTGGTGCTGCTGACCGTTGCCAATATCGCCGCCATCTTCTGGCTGATCCGCTGGACCAGCAAGCGCCGGCCCGGTGAGGCCGCTCAGGGCGAAGTCACCGGCCATGTGTGGGACGAGAACCTGTCCGAGTACAACAATCCGCTGCCGCGCTGGTGGCTGTGGATGTTCTACCTGACCATCGCGTTCTCGATCATTTACCTGGCCCTGTTCCCTGGGCTCGGGCGCTTTGCGGGTTTTCTGGGCTGGACCTCCGAGGGCCGTTATGACCAGGAGGTGGCGCGCGCGGAGAGCCGTTTCGGACCCATCTTCGCGGCCTACGCGGACCGGGAGGTTCCGGCGCTGGCGCAGGATCATGAGGCCCTTCAGACGGGGCAGCGGCTGTTTCTCAATTACTGTTCCACCTGCCATGGTTCCGATGCCCGGGGCGCCCCCGGGTTTCCCAACCTGACCGACGCCCAGTGGCAGTGGGGCGGGTCTGCGGACGCCATCCGGCAGACCATTATCGACGGTCGGCAGGCGGTCATGCCCGCATTGGGCGATGCCTTGGGCGCGGACGGTGTGCAGCAGGTGACCCACTATGTGCTCAGCCTCGCCGGACGCGCGGATGCCGATGCCGCGCTGGCGGAACAGGGCCAGCCGCTGTTTGCAACCATGTGCGCGGCCTGTCACGGCACCGAGGGCAAGGGGACACCGGCGCTGGGCGCGCCGGATCTCACCAACAATATCTGGGTCTACGGAGGCTCCGCGGGCATCATCTCCCGGACGATCCGGGAGGGGCGTCAGGGCGTCATGCCCGGTTTCGGGGACTTCCTCGGCGAGGACCGGGCCCATGTGCTGGCCGCCTACGTCTACAGCCTGGCGGAGGAGGGGCGCTAG
- a CDS encoding CcoQ/FixQ family Cbb3-type cytochrome c oxidase assembly chaperone, with protein sequence MSFGFVQGLLTILLMVLFIGIVVWAYSGRQKKRFEEASMLPFAEDDAKRDGHRKGETKHD encoded by the coding sequence ATGAGCTTCGGATTCGTACAGGGCCTGCTGACCATCCTGCTGATGGTGCTGTTCATCGGCATCGTGGTATGGGCGTACAGCGGCCGGCAGAAGAAACGCTTCGAGGAGGCATCCATGTTGCCGTTCGCCGAAGATGACGCCAAGCGGGATGGGCACCGCAAAGGAGAGACGAAACATGACTGA
- the ccoO gene encoding cytochrome-c oxidase, cbb3-type subunit II: MSHEVFEKNVGLMAIGILLVISIAGLVQIIPLFFLKSTTEPVDNLRPYTALQLEGRDIYVREGCYTCHSQMIRPFRAETERYGHFSVAGEFVWDRPFQWGSKRTGPDLARVGGRYSDDWHRIHLINPRLVVPESNMPSYAFLERREINADITPRKLRAMQRLGVPYGDDEIASAADDVRGKTEMEALIAYLQVLGTAIPHRR; the protein is encoded by the coding sequence ATGAGTCATGAAGTCTTCGAGAAAAACGTCGGCCTGATGGCCATCGGCATCCTGCTGGTCATCAGCATCGCCGGCCTGGTGCAGATCATCCCCTTGTTCTTCCTTAAGAGCACCACCGAGCCGGTGGACAACCTGCGCCCCTACACGGCGTTGCAGTTGGAGGGCCGGGACATCTACGTGCGCGAGGGCTGCTATACCTGCCACTCGCAGATGATCCGCCCCTTCCGGGCCGAGACGGAGCGCTACGGGCACTTCTCCGTGGCCGGCGAGTTCGTCTGGGACCGTCCCTTTCAGTGGGGCTCCAAGCGTACCGGCCCGGACCTCGCCCGTGTGGGAGGGCGCTACAGCGACGACTGGCATCGCATCCACCTGATCAATCCGCGCCTGGTGGTGCCGGAATCCAACATGCCGTCCTATGCATTCCTGGAGCGCCGGGAGATCAACGCGGATATCACCCCGCGCAAGCTGCGCGCGATGCAGCGACTGGGCGTGCCCTACGGCGATGACGAGATCGCCAGCGCGGCGGACGATGTGCGCGGCAAGACCGAGATGGAAGCGCTGATCGCCTATCTGCAGGTGCTCGGCACCGCCATTCCCCACCGCAGGTGA
- the ccoN gene encoding cytochrome-c oxidase, cbb3-type subunit I yields MEQQQTYNYKVVRQFAIMTIVWGIVGMAVGVLIAAQLVWPQLNFDIPWLGYGRLRPLHTNAVIFAFGGSALFATSYYIVQRTCHARLFSDGLAAFTFWGWNAVIVLAAITLPLGMTMGKEYAELEWPLAILIAVVWVAYAIVFFGTIMKRRVQHIYVANWFFGAYILTIAVLHIVNNMSMPVTLFKSYSMYPGAMDAMVQWWYGHNAVGFFLTAAFLGMMYYFVPKQAGRPIYSYRLSVVHFWALISLYMWAGPHHLHYTALPDWVQSLGMVFSLMLLAPSWGGMINGIMTLSGAWHKLRTDPILKFLIVSLSFYGMSTFEGPMMSIKTVNALSHYTDWTIGHVHGGALGWVAMISIGALYALIPVLFGRERMHSMKLVEWHFWLSTIGVVLYIVSMWIAGVMQGLMWRAVNDDGTLTYSFVETLVPMYPYYTVRFLGGALFLAGMFLMAYNVWKTVAGARPAVQAIPQPAH; encoded by the coding sequence ATGGAGCAACAGCAGACGTATAACTACAAGGTGGTCAGGCAGTTCGCCATCATGACCATCGTCTGGGGCATCGTCGGCATGGCGGTGGGCGTACTGATCGCCGCGCAGCTGGTATGGCCGCAACTGAACTTCGATATTCCCTGGCTGGGCTATGGGCGGCTTCGTCCGCTGCACACCAACGCGGTCATCTTCGCCTTCGGCGGATCGGCCCTGTTCGCGACGTCGTATTACATCGTCCAGCGCACCTGCCACGCGCGGCTGTTCAGCGACGGGCTCGCGGCATTCACCTTCTGGGGCTGGAACGCGGTGATCGTGCTGGCGGCCATCACGCTGCCGCTGGGCATGACCATGGGCAAGGAATACGCGGAACTGGAATGGCCACTGGCCATCCTGATCGCCGTGGTCTGGGTGGCCTACGCCATCGTGTTCTTCGGCACCATCATGAAACGGCGTGTGCAGCACATCTACGTGGCCAACTGGTTCTTCGGGGCGTACATCCTCACCATCGCCGTGCTGCACATCGTCAACAACATGTCGATGCCGGTGACCCTGTTCAAGTCCTACTCGATGTATCCGGGCGCCATGGACGCCATGGTGCAGTGGTGGTATGGGCATAATGCCGTGGGATTTTTCCTGACCGCGGCGTTCCTGGGGATGATGTATTACTTCGTACCCAAGCAGGCGGGACGGCCCATCTATTCCTACCGCCTTTCCGTGGTGCACTTCTGGGCGTTGATCTCGCTCTACATGTGGGCAGGGCCCCACCACCTGCACTACACCGCGCTGCCCGACTGGGTGCAGTCGCTGGGCATGGTGTTCTCGCTCATGCTGTTGGCGCCCTCCTGGGGCGGCATGATCAACGGCATCATGACGCTCTCCGGCGCCTGGCACAAACTGCGCACCGATCCCATCCTCAAGTTCCTCATCGTGTCCCTGTCCTTCTACGGCATGTCCACGTTCGAGGGACCGATGATGTCCATCAAGACGGTCAACGCGCTTTCCCACTACACGGACTGGACCATCGGTCACGTGCACGGCGGGGCGCTTGGCTGGGTGGCCATGATCTCCATCGGCGCGCTGTACGCGCTGATTCCGGTGCTCTTCGGCCGGGAGCGCATGCACTCCATGAAGCTGGTGGAGTGGCATTTCTGGCTCTCCACCATCGGGGTGGTGCTCTACATCGTGTCCATGTGGATCGCGGGCGTGATGCAGGGGCTCATGTGGCGCGCCGTGAACGATGACGGCACGCTCACCTACAGTTTCGTGGAGACCCTGGTGCCCATGTATCCGTACTACACCGTGCGTTTCCTGGGCGGTGCGTTGTTCCTCGCGGGCATGTTCCTCATGGCTTACAACGTCTGGAAGACCGTGGCCGGTGCGCGGCCCGCGGTGCAGGCCATCCCGCAGCCGGCGCATTGA
- the ampD gene encoding 1,6-anhydro-N-acetylmuramyl-L-alanine amidase AmpD yields MKVELETGLLDAAAYVPSPNHDERPQGVLPELLVVHAISLPPGEFDGPWIGRLFTNTLDPRAHPFFAGIAGLRVSAHLLIHRDGVMVQYVPFHKRAWHAGVSCWQGRECCNDFSIGIELEGCDDRPFEAVQYDLLAAVIRALRQAYPTLAPDALAGHSDIAPGRKTDPGPCFEWPRLRAALRDSGTGSA; encoded by the coding sequence ATGAAGGTGGAACTGGAAACCGGTCTGCTGGATGCGGCGGCATACGTGCCCTCGCCCAATCACGATGAGCGCCCCCAGGGTGTGCTGCCCGAACTGCTGGTGGTCCATGCCATCAGCCTGCCGCCGGGGGAGTTCGACGGGCCGTGGATCGGCCGCCTGTTCACTAATACGCTGGATCCGCGTGCGCACCCGTTCTTCGCCGGGATCGCCGGTCTCCGCGTGTCGGCCCATCTGCTCATTCACCGGGACGGGGTCATGGTGCAGTACGTGCCCTTTCACAAGCGTGCCTGGCATGCGGGGGTTTCCTGCTGGCAGGGGAGGGAGTGCTGCAACGACTTCTCCATCGGCATCGAGCTGGAGGGCTGTGACGATCGGCCTTTCGAGGCCGTGCAGTATGATCTGCTCGCGGCCGTGATCCGTGCGTTGCGCCAGGCCTATCCCACCCTCGCACCGGATGCTCTGGCCGGCCACTCGGACATCGCGCCCGGGCGCAAGACCGATCCGGGTCCGTGTTTCGAATGGCCGCGACTGCGGGCCGCGCTCAGGGATTCCGGCACCGGCTCCGCATGA
- a CDS encoding thioredoxin family protein: protein MQTLDQFNFHHVLAGTPGTAVVLFTGPHCGACRRWKGLLSGMVAEGMPWTLYEVDAARDGGLALEFEVFHLPGLFLYHDGHYHAPLHAEPLPQRVRSAVAEALVRPPREAP from the coding sequence GTGCAAACGCTTGATCAGTTCAACTTCCACCATGTGCTTGCCGGGACGCCGGGCACGGCGGTGGTGCTCTTCACCGGGCCGCACTGCGGCGCCTGCCGCCGGTGGAAGGGGCTGTTGTCCGGCATGGTGGCCGAAGGGATGCCCTGGACCCTCTACGAGGTGGACGCGGCCCGCGACGGGGGACTGGCACTGGAGTTCGAGGTGTTCCATCTGCCCGGCCTGTTTCTCTACCATGACGGGCATTACCATGCACCGCTGCACGCGGAGCCCCTGCCGCAACGCGTCCGCTCGGCGGTGGCGGAGGCTCTGGTGCGGCCCCCGAGGGAGGCGCCATGA